Proteins from a single region of Chanodichthys erythropterus isolate Z2021 chromosome 13, ASM2448905v1, whole genome shotgun sequence:
- the pomt1 gene encoding protein O-mannosyl-transferase 1 isoform X2 — protein sequence MIAKLERNLQLNLTESRMQCVKLPISVTVEINLLLVAVTALALVTRLYGIHFPKAVVFDEVYYGQFLSLYMKQVFFIDESGPPFGHMILALGAYFGGFDGNFVWNRIGAEYTSNVPVWSLRIIPALAGSFCIPLAYLLVVELGYSHLSALGACALLLMENSMIVQSRFMLLESVLIFFLLLAVLSYLRFHKARNSSFRWFWLVICGVSCAYGIGVKYMGMFTYFLLLGLAAVHTWQLIGDRTLSHGKVLVQVLVRFLALVVLPVIMYIGFFYIHLTLLYRSGPHDQMMSSAFQASLEGGLARITQGQPLDVAFGSQVTLRTVSSKPVPCWLHSHKANYPIRYENGRGSSHQQQVTCYPFKDVNNWWIIKDPGRQSLVVSSPPRPVRHGDIIQLLHGMTSRYLNTHDVAAPMSPHSQEVSGYIDFNVSMPAQNLWRVDVVNRESDREIWKTILSEVRLVHVNTSAVLKLSGASLPEWGFKQLEVVGDKIHKGYQQSGMWNVEEHRYGRSQEQKERELELKSPTHGDVKRNLTFMAKFLELQWKMLTVKNEESEHKYSSSPLEWITMDTNIAYWLHPSSNAQIQLIGNFVTWTIANLMLVVYCLLFLTYLLRRRRKVEDIPQDSWEQLVLAGVVCFGGWAVNYLPFFLMEKTLFLYHYLPALTFKILQIPIVIEHLYIHVMRSPAQRKAFGGVILAVLCSVYVSYRNLSPLTYGWPALTSDELAALRWRESWDILLRKR from the exons ATGATTGCGAAACTCGAGAGAAATTTACAGCTAAATCTAACTGAATCAAG GATGCAATGTGTGAAACTGCCCATCAGTGTGACAGTGGAGATCAACCTGCTGCTGGTGGCAGTGACAGCACTTGCGCTCGTGACCCGACTTTATGGCATTCACTTTCCTAAAGCTGTAGT GTTTGATGAAGTTTATTATGGACAGTTCCTGTCTCTGTACATGAAGCAAGTGTTTTTTATTGATGAGAGTGGTCCACCTTTTGGCCACATGATACTAGCTTTAGGAG CGTATTTCGGAGGATTTGATGGCAACTTTGTTTGGAACAGAATTGGAGCAG AATACACCAGTAATGTTCCTGTTTGGAGCCTTCGGATAATACCGGCCCTTGCCGGCTCCTTTTGTATACCACTTGCTTATCTTCTGGTGGTGGAGCTGGGATATTCCCACTTGTCAGCTTTAGGGGCCTGTGCGCTGCTCCTCATGG aaaattcCATGATTGTGCAATCACGCTTCATGCTGCTGGAGTCTGTTTTAATCTTTTTCCTACTGTTAGCTGTGCTGTCTTACCTCCGTTTCCACAAAGCACGCAA TTCGTCTTTTAGGTGGTTTTGGCTCGTGATTTGTGGGGTCAGTTGTGCATATGGAATTGG GGTAAAGTACATGGGTATGTTCACATACTTTTTACTGCTAGGCCTGGCAGCTGTACACACCTGGCAACTTATTGGAGATCGAACCTTAAGCCAT GGCAAAGTATTGGTCCAGGTTTTGGTTCGCTTCCTGGCCCTTGTGGTGTTACCCGTCATCATGTACATTGGATTTTTCTACATCCATCTTACCCTGCTGTATCGCAGTGGACCACATGACCAGATGATGAGCAGTGCTTTTCAAGCAAGTCTAGAG GGCGGTCTAGCCCGGATCACTCAGGGGCAGCCCTTGGATGTAGCGTTCGGCTCACAGGTCACTCTCCGCACCGTGTCCAGTAAACCTGTTCCATGTTGGCTTCACTCCCACAAGGCTAACTATCCAATCAG GTATGAAAATGGCCGCGGTAGCTCACACCAGCAGCAGGTGACCTGCTATCCTTTCAAAGACGTCAACAACTGGTGGATTATTAAAGACCCTGGGCG GCAGAGTCTTGTGGTTAGCAGCCCACCCAGACCTGTCAGACATGGCGATATTATTCAGCTGCTACATGGAATGACATCACGCTACCTAAACAC acaTGATGTTGCAGCCCCCATGAGTCCTCACTCACAGGAAGTGTCTGGATACATTGACTTTAATGTATCTATGCCAGCTCAAAATCTATGGAGAGTG GACGTAGTGAACAGGGAGTCTGATAGAGAGATCTGGAAGACGATTTTGTCAGAGGTGCGACTAGTCCATGTGAACACTTCTGCTGTTCTGAAG CTCAGTGGAGCATCTCTACCAGAGTGGGGTTTCAAACAGCTGGAGGTGGTTGGGGATAAGATTCATAAAGGCTACCAGCAGAGTGGCATGTGGAACGTGGAGGAGCACCGCTATGGCAGAA GTCAGGAACAGAAGGAAAGGGAGTTGGAGCTGAAGTCACCTACTCACGGCGACGTCAAAAGAAACCTCACTTTTATGGCCAAATTTCTCGAGCTGCAg TGGAAGATGTTGACAGTAAAGAATGAAGAGTCCGAGCACAAATATAGTTCATCACCTCTTGAATGGATCACAATGGACACTAACATTGCATACTGGCTTCATCCTTCAAGTAAT GCACAAATTCAATTGATAGGGAATTTTGTGACTTGGACCATTGCAAACCTTATGCTGGTTGTGTATTGTCTTCTGTTTTTAACCTACTTGCTAAGAAGGCGGAGGAAAGTTGAAGACATTCCTCAGG ACTCTTGGGAACAGCTGGTTTTGGCTGGTGTTGTTTGCTTCGGAGGCTGGGCAGTTAATTACCTGCCATTCTTCCTAATGGAGAAGACTCTGTTTCTCTATCATTATCTCCCAGCGCTCACCTTCAAGATCTTGCAGATACCGATTGTCATAGAGCACCTGTACATCCATGTAATGAG ATCCCCAGCTCAACGGAAAGCATTTGGTGGTGTTATTCTGGCAGTCCTTTGTTCAGTATACGTGTCCTACCGCAACTTGAGTCCTCTCACCTACGGCTGGCCTGCGTTAACGTCGGATGAGCTTGCTGCACTGCGTTGGAGAGAAAGTTGGGATATTCTCCTACGAAAACGCTGA
- the pomt1 gene encoding protein O-mannosyl-transferase 1 isoform X1: protein MIAKLERNLQLNLTESRMQCVKLPISVTVEINLLLVAVTALALVTRLYGIHFPKAVVFDEVYYGQFLSLYMKQVFFIDESGPPFGHMILALGAYFGGFDGNFVWNRIGAEYTSNVPVWSLRIIPALAGSFCIPLAYLLVVELGYSHLSALGACALLLMENSMIVQSRFMLLESVLIFFLLLAVLSYLRFHKARNSSFRWFWLVICGVSCAYGIGVKYMGMFTYFLLLGLAAVHTWQLIGDRTLSHGKVLVQVLVRFLALVVLPVIMYIGFFYIHLTLLYRSGPHDQMMSSAFQASLEGGLARITQGQPLDVAFGSQVTLRTVSSKPVPCWLHSHKANYPIRYENGRGSSHQQQVTCYPFKDVNNWWIIKDPGRQSLVVSSPPRPVRHGDIIQLLHGMTSRYLNTHDVAAPMSPHSQEVSGYIDFNVSMPAQNLWRVDVVNRESDREIWKTILSEVRLVHVNTSAVLKLSGASLPEWGFKQLEVVGDKIHKGYQQSGMWNVEEHRYGRSQEQKERELELKSPTHGDVKRNLTFMAKFLELQQQWKMLTVKNEESEHKYSSSPLEWITMDTNIAYWLHPSSNAQIQLIGNFVTWTIANLMLVVYCLLFLTYLLRRRRKVEDIPQDSWEQLVLAGVVCFGGWAVNYLPFFLMEKTLFLYHYLPALTFKILQIPIVIEHLYIHVMRSPAQRKAFGGVILAVLCSVYVSYRNLSPLTYGWPALTSDELAALRWRESWDILLRKR, encoded by the exons ATGATTGCGAAACTCGAGAGAAATTTACAGCTAAATCTAACTGAATCAAG GATGCAATGTGTGAAACTGCCCATCAGTGTGACAGTGGAGATCAACCTGCTGCTGGTGGCAGTGACAGCACTTGCGCTCGTGACCCGACTTTATGGCATTCACTTTCCTAAAGCTGTAGT GTTTGATGAAGTTTATTATGGACAGTTCCTGTCTCTGTACATGAAGCAAGTGTTTTTTATTGATGAGAGTGGTCCACCTTTTGGCCACATGATACTAGCTTTAGGAG CGTATTTCGGAGGATTTGATGGCAACTTTGTTTGGAACAGAATTGGAGCAG AATACACCAGTAATGTTCCTGTTTGGAGCCTTCGGATAATACCGGCCCTTGCCGGCTCCTTTTGTATACCACTTGCTTATCTTCTGGTGGTGGAGCTGGGATATTCCCACTTGTCAGCTTTAGGGGCCTGTGCGCTGCTCCTCATGG aaaattcCATGATTGTGCAATCACGCTTCATGCTGCTGGAGTCTGTTTTAATCTTTTTCCTACTGTTAGCTGTGCTGTCTTACCTCCGTTTCCACAAAGCACGCAA TTCGTCTTTTAGGTGGTTTTGGCTCGTGATTTGTGGGGTCAGTTGTGCATATGGAATTGG GGTAAAGTACATGGGTATGTTCACATACTTTTTACTGCTAGGCCTGGCAGCTGTACACACCTGGCAACTTATTGGAGATCGAACCTTAAGCCAT GGCAAAGTATTGGTCCAGGTTTTGGTTCGCTTCCTGGCCCTTGTGGTGTTACCCGTCATCATGTACATTGGATTTTTCTACATCCATCTTACCCTGCTGTATCGCAGTGGACCACATGACCAGATGATGAGCAGTGCTTTTCAAGCAAGTCTAGAG GGCGGTCTAGCCCGGATCACTCAGGGGCAGCCCTTGGATGTAGCGTTCGGCTCACAGGTCACTCTCCGCACCGTGTCCAGTAAACCTGTTCCATGTTGGCTTCACTCCCACAAGGCTAACTATCCAATCAG GTATGAAAATGGCCGCGGTAGCTCACACCAGCAGCAGGTGACCTGCTATCCTTTCAAAGACGTCAACAACTGGTGGATTATTAAAGACCCTGGGCG GCAGAGTCTTGTGGTTAGCAGCCCACCCAGACCTGTCAGACATGGCGATATTATTCAGCTGCTACATGGAATGACATCACGCTACCTAAACAC acaTGATGTTGCAGCCCCCATGAGTCCTCACTCACAGGAAGTGTCTGGATACATTGACTTTAATGTATCTATGCCAGCTCAAAATCTATGGAGAGTG GACGTAGTGAACAGGGAGTCTGATAGAGAGATCTGGAAGACGATTTTGTCAGAGGTGCGACTAGTCCATGTGAACACTTCTGCTGTTCTGAAG CTCAGTGGAGCATCTCTACCAGAGTGGGGTTTCAAACAGCTGGAGGTGGTTGGGGATAAGATTCATAAAGGCTACCAGCAGAGTGGCATGTGGAACGTGGAGGAGCACCGCTATGGCAGAA GTCAGGAACAGAAGGAAAGGGAGTTGGAGCTGAAGTCACCTACTCACGGCGACGTCAAAAGAAACCTCACTTTTATGGCCAAATTTCTCGAGCTGCAg CAACAGTGGAAGATGTTGACAGTAAAGAATGAAGAGTCCGAGCACAAATATAGTTCATCACCTCTTGAATGGATCACAATGGACACTAACATTGCATACTGGCTTCATCCTTCAAGTAAT GCACAAATTCAATTGATAGGGAATTTTGTGACTTGGACCATTGCAAACCTTATGCTGGTTGTGTATTGTCTTCTGTTTTTAACCTACTTGCTAAGAAGGCGGAGGAAAGTTGAAGACATTCCTCAGG ACTCTTGGGAACAGCTGGTTTTGGCTGGTGTTGTTTGCTTCGGAGGCTGGGCAGTTAATTACCTGCCATTCTTCCTAATGGAGAAGACTCTGTTTCTCTATCATTATCTCCCAGCGCTCACCTTCAAGATCTTGCAGATACCGATTGTCATAGAGCACCTGTACATCCATGTAATGAG ATCCCCAGCTCAACGGAAAGCATTTGGTGGTGTTATTCTGGCAGTCCTTTGTTCAGTATACGTGTCCTACCGCAACTTGAGTCCTCTCACCTACGGCTGGCCTGCGTTAACGTCGGATGAGCTTGCTGCACTGCGTTGGAGAGAAAGTTGGGATATTCTCCTACGAAAACGCTGA